The following proteins are co-located in the Bordetella bronchialis genome:
- the pyrH gene encoding UMP kinase, translating into MASRSYKRVLLKLSGEALMGDDAFGINRATIARMTEEIAEIVNLGVELAIVIGGGNIFRGVAPGAQGMDRATADYMGMMATIMNALALQDALKHRSVDTRVQSALNIEQVVEPYIRPKALRYLEEGKVVIFAAGTGNPFFTTDTAAALRGAEIGAEIVLKATKVDGIYSADPNKDPTATRYSRISFDEAIVRRLEVMDATAFALCRDQKLPIKVFSINKSGALKRAVTGEDEGTLVHV; encoded by the coding sequence ATGGCCAGCAGATCGTACAAGCGGGTTCTTCTTAAACTGTCCGGCGAAGCCCTGATGGGCGACGACGCGTTCGGCATCAATCGCGCCACGATCGCCAGGATGACCGAGGAAATCGCCGAAATCGTCAATCTGGGCGTGGAGCTGGCCATTGTCATCGGCGGCGGCAATATCTTTCGCGGCGTGGCGCCGGGCGCCCAGGGCATGGACCGGGCGACGGCGGATTACATGGGCATGATGGCCACCATCATGAACGCGCTGGCCCTGCAGGACGCCCTGAAGCACCGCAGCGTGGACACGCGGGTGCAGTCGGCGCTGAACATCGAACAAGTGGTGGAGCCCTATATCCGTCCCAAGGCCCTGCGCTACCTGGAAGAGGGCAAGGTGGTGATTTTTGCGGCCGGCACCGGCAATCCCTTCTTCACGACCGATACGGCGGCCGCCTTGCGCGGCGCCGAAATCGGCGCGGAGATCGTGCTGAAAGCCACCAAGGTGGACGGCATCTACAGCGCGGACCCCAACAAGGATCCCACCGCCACGCGCTATTCCCGCATCAGCTTCGACGAAGCCATCGTGCGCCGCCTGGAAGTGATGGACGCCACCGCTTTCGCGCTGTGCCGCGACCAGAAGCTGCCCATCAAGGTGTTTTCCATCAACAAGTCCGGCGCGCTGAAACGCGCGGTCACCGGTGAAGATGAAGGTACCCTGGTACACGTTTGA
- the frr gene encoding ribosome recycling factor → MSVADIKKSAESRMAKSIETLKVNLSKIRTGRAHTGILDHVHVEYYGSPVPISQVANVNLVDARTISVQPYEKNMAGPVEKAIRESDLGLNPVSMGDTIRVPMPALTEERRRDLTKVVKNEGEDAKIAVRNLRREGNEALKKLVKDKSISEDEERRAQDEIQKLTDRCVGEIDKLIAQKEAEIMTV, encoded by the coding sequence ATGAGCGTCGCAGACATCAAAAAATCGGCCGAGTCCCGGATGGCCAAGTCCATCGAAACGCTCAAGGTCAATCTGTCCAAGATCCGTACCGGGCGTGCGCACACCGGTATCCTGGATCACGTGCATGTCGAGTACTACGGTTCGCCCGTGCCGATCAGCCAGGTCGCCAACGTCAACCTGGTCGATGCGCGTACCATCAGCGTCCAGCCGTACGAGAAAAACATGGCCGGCCCGGTGGAAAAGGCCATCCGTGAATCCGACCTCGGCCTGAACCCCGTATCCATGGGCGACACCATCCGCGTGCCCATGCCGGCGCTCACCGAAGAGCGGCGCCGCGACCTGACCAAGGTGGTCAAGAACGAGGGCGAGGACGCCAAGATCGCGGTGCGCAATCTGCGCCGGGAAGGCAATGAAGCCTTGAAGAAACTCGTCAAGGACAAGTCCATCTCGGAAGACGAAGAGCGCCGCGCGCAGGACGAAATCCAGAAGCTCACCGATCGCTGCGTCGGCGAAATCGACAAGCTGATCGCCCAGAAAGAAGCGGAGATCATGACCGTCTGA
- the uppS gene encoding polyprenyl diphosphate synthase translates to MTISSTQAVPQTSDIPQHVAIIMDGNGRWATRRHLPRTAGHAKGVQAVRRVVEACGRRGVRYLTLFAFSSENWRRPAEEVSLLMRLFVQALEREVDKLDTQGVRLRVVGDLSPFEPRLRELIEQAQARTAHNDRLHLSVCANYGGRWDILQAMRRMIVENPTLAQTPERIDEDTLGRYLSMAWAPEPDLFIRTGGEQRISNYLIWQLAYTELFFTDRYWPDFGGPELEEAFEWYRTRERRFGRTSAQVIASAKR, encoded by the coding sequence ATGACTATCAGTTCCACCCAGGCGGTTCCCCAGACGTCGGATATCCCCCAGCACGTTGCCATCATCATGGATGGCAACGGCCGCTGGGCGACGCGGCGGCACTTGCCGCGCACGGCCGGGCATGCCAAGGGTGTGCAGGCCGTGCGGCGCGTCGTGGAAGCCTGCGGGCGGCGCGGCGTCCGCTACCTGACCCTGTTCGCCTTCAGTTCCGAAAACTGGCGCCGGCCCGCCGAGGAAGTCTCCCTGCTGATGCGCCTGTTCGTCCAGGCTCTGGAACGGGAAGTCGACAAGCTCGATACCCAGGGCGTGCGCCTGCGCGTGGTGGGAGACCTGTCTCCGTTCGAACCGCGGCTGCGCGAACTCATCGAGCAGGCCCAGGCGCGCACCGCGCACAATGACCGCCTGCATCTTTCCGTATGCGCCAACTACGGCGGGCGCTGGGACATCCTGCAGGCCATGCGGCGGATGATCGTCGAAAACCCCACGTTGGCGCAGACGCCCGAACGCATCGACGAAGACACGCTGGGCCGCTATCTGTCCATGGCCTGGGCGCCCGAACCCGACCTGTTCATCCGCACCGGGGGCGAACAGCGCATCTCCAATTACCTGATCTGGCAATTGGCCTATACCGAGCTCTTCTTTACCGACCGTTATTGGCCGGACTTCGGCGGTCCCGAACTGGAAGAAGCCTTCGAGTGGTACCGGACGCGGGAACGGCGTTTCGGCCGCACCAGCGCCCAGGTGATCGCATCCGCGAAGCGGTGA
- a CDS encoding phosphatidate cytidylyltransferase translates to MLRQRIVTAVILLAILAATMAAPTPWPFMALLAVATACAGWEWARLTLPAQGGAGAVAVGALLGVAALCVTFWWTAGGDHDFAAEASHALLFNWVVPVSALLWIVGGTIAVVRGRSDAPPASLSLTLFAILALMAAWAVLALLFMSRGAVFLLSLLALVWAADIAAYFGGRALGRHKLAPRVSPGKTIEGAVCGVAAAVLWIGVSSAWDGTFGHALVQRWTLWGALPVAVLLAVLSIVGDLFESLLKRRAGRKDSSNLLPGHGGVYDRIDAILPVAPVALLLSGVLF, encoded by the coding sequence ATGCTGCGCCAGCGCATCGTCACAGCCGTCATCCTTCTTGCCATCCTGGCCGCCACGATGGCGGCGCCCACGCCCTGGCCGTTCATGGCCCTGCTTGCCGTGGCCACCGCCTGTGCCGGCTGGGAATGGGCGCGCCTTACGCTGCCCGCGCAGGGCGGCGCCGGCGCCGTCGCGGTCGGCGCTTTACTGGGCGTCGCGGCCTTGTGCGTGACATTCTGGTGGACGGCTGGCGGCGACCATGACTTCGCCGCCGAGGCCTCTCACGCCTTGCTGTTCAACTGGGTGGTGCCCGTGTCGGCGCTGCTGTGGATCGTCGGCGGCACCATCGCCGTCGTGCGCGGCCGCAGCGATGCGCCGCCCGCCAGCCTGTCGCTGACCCTGTTCGCGATCCTGGCGCTGATGGCGGCCTGGGCCGTACTGGCCTTGCTGTTCATGTCGCGCGGGGCGGTCTTCCTGTTGTCCCTGCTGGCGCTGGTCTGGGCGGCCGATATCGCCGCGTATTTCGGCGGACGCGCCCTGGGCCGCCACAAGCTGGCGCCCCGCGTCAGCCCGGGCAAGACCATCGAAGGGGCGGTATGCGGCGTGGCCGCCGCCGTGCTGTGGATAGGCGTCAGCAGCGCCTGGGACGGCACCTTCGGCCACGCGCTGGTCCAGCGCTGGACGCTGTGGGGCGCGTTGCCCGTGGCGGTGCTGCTCGCCGTGCTTTCCATCGTCGGCGACCTGTTCGAATCGCTGCTCAAGCGACGCGCCGGCCGCAAGGATTCCAGCAACCTCCTGCCTGGGCACGGTGGGGTCTATGATCGCATCGATGCCATCCTGCCGGTGGCCCCGGTGGCCTTGCTTCTCAGTGGAGTACTGTTTTGA